A stretch of Gasterosteus aculeatus chromosome 4, fGasAcu3.hap1.1, whole genome shotgun sequence DNA encodes these proteins:
- the LOC120817073 gene encoding tyrosine-protein phosphatase non-receptor type 12 isoform X8, whose translation MDQAGILRKFIQGVKAMSEGDEERGEDNFGSDFMRLRRLSTKYRTEKIYPTNVGEKEENVKKNRYKDILPFDHTRVKLTLKTTNQDTDYVNANFIKGMDGPEAYIATQGPLPNTVCDFWRMNWEYNVAVIVMACREFEMGRKKCERYFPLLGEEPMSFGPFRISCESEQARTDYFIRTLTVENDNETRRITQFHYMNWPDHDVPSSFDSILDMIGLMREYQENDDVPICVHCSAGCGRTGAICAIDYTWNLLKAGKIPEDFNVFRLIQEMRTQRHSAVQTKEQYELVHKAIAQIFQKKLQLLESPTAKIQEGMMTKEAARVLKCSANNSSPDKAGHHSDDERWDTPPPKPPRVRSSQAEGDVKEEILQPPEPHPVPPILTPSPPSAFPTVTNVRPDNDRYHPKPVIHVLATAQNKDADQQQYRSGCSPNKQTSPAEPKDPDLPSQKPQTQASNNDLNDYSNTLTSSAQSQTSSSPLPPAVECSGAPRIERKLSIEIKKVPLQEGPRSFDTSSASVVAGGGGGGGGGGGGGGGPANSAGALQRTHAIKARSAASLLTSSSSLSEDSGTEGGAGGCVECLAGAPARPNYLPMTSEKGEAPCGERAEAKAGHAAWAQAACNSPEKHFPKSTSSPSCDRVAPSSSSSHLSSSSSSTTTSSSTTPARTALSFTNPLHSDNSDEEGDGEMSVGKEGSRTNISTATAVVTTSSHRGEQQPVRKVSPMSIAGQSAASVSECVKKTSPTDPASAGTTNSKADLGFGNRCIQPKGPREPPLEWT comes from the exons ATGGACCAAGCCGGCATCCTGAGAAAGTTTATCCAGGGGGTGAAGGCCATGAGCGAGGGGgacgaggagaggggagaggacaaCTTCGGCAGCGACTTTATG cggtTACGACGGTTGTCGACGAAATATCGGACTGAGAAGATCTACCCCACCAACgtaggagagaaggaggagaatgtCAAGAAGAACCGATATAAAGATATACTGCCAT TTGATCACACCAGGGTGAAGCTGACGTTAAAAACGACCAATCAGGACACAGATTACGTCAATGCCAACTTCATCAAG GGTATGGACGGCCCCGAGGCCTACATCGCTACTCAGGGCCCGCTTCCCAACACCGTGTGCGACTTCTGGAGGATGAACTGGGAGTACAACGTAGCT gttATTGTGATGGCATGTCGAGAGTTTGAGATGGGACGG AAAAAGTGTGAGCGGTATTTCCCGCTGCTTGGGGAGGAACCGATGAGTTTTGGCCCTTTCAGAATCTCCTGT GAATCCGAGCAGGCCAGAACGGACTACTTTATCAGGACTCTGACGGTGGAGAATGACAAC GAAACTCGGAGGATAACCCAGTTTCATTACATGAACTGGCCGGATCACGACGTCCCCTCGTCCTTTGACTCCATACTGGATATGATCGGACTAATGAGAGAATACCAAGAGAACGACGATGTCCCAATATGTGTGCACTGCAG TGCCGGCTGTGGGAGGACGGGGGCCATCTGCGCTATCGACTACACATGGAACCTCCTCAAAGCCGGG aaaatccccgaagattttaatgtttttcGGTTGATCCAAGAGATGAGGACGCAACGACACTCTGCCGTGCAGACCAAG GAGCAGTACGAGTTAGTTCATAAAGCCATCGCCCAGATCTTTCAGAAAAAACTGCAGCTACTGGAGAGCCCGACTGCCAAGATACAAGAAGGCAtg atgACAAAAGAAGCGGCCCGAGTCTTAAAATGCAGCGCT aACAACAGCAGTCCAGATAAAGCAGGCCACCACTCGGATGACGAGAGATGGGACACGCCTCCTCCGAAACCTCCCCGCGTACGCAg TTCGCAGGCGGAGGGCGACGTGAAGGAGGAGATACTCCAGCCCCCGGAGCCTCACCCCGTACCTCCCATCCTGACCCCGTCTCCGCCTTCGGCCTTCCCCACCGTCACCAACGTGCGGCCGGACAACGACCGCTACCACCCCAAACCTGTCATCCACGTCCTGGCTACTGCACAG aaTAAAGACGCGGACCAGCAGCAGTACCGGTCCGGCTGCAGTCCCAACAAGCAAACCAGTCCCGCAGAGCCGAAAGACCCAGATCTACCGAGTCAGAAACCGCAGACTCAGGCCTCAAATAATGACCTCAATGACTACAGCAACACGTTGACGTCCTCCGCCCAAAGCCAGACTTCCTCGTCGCCCCTCCCCCCGGCTGTTGAATGTTCCGGTGCTCCCCGGATCGAGAGGAAGCTGAGCATCGAGATCAAAAAGGTGCCGCTGCAGGAGGGACCTCGTAGTTTTGACacgtcctccgcctccgtcgtggcgggaggaggaggaggaggaggaggtggaggaggaggaggaggaggcccggccAACAGCGCAGGGGCCCTGCAGAGAACCCACGCCATCAAAGCCCGCTCCGCTGCCTCCCTGCTGACGTCGAGCTCCTCGCTGTCGGAGGACTCGGgcacagagggaggggcgggcggATGCGTGGAGTGTCTCGCGGGCGCCCCGGCCCGACCGAACTACCTGCCCATGACGAGCGAGAAGGGGGAGGCGCCCTGCGGAGAGAGGGCGGAGGCGAAGGCCGGCCATGCGGCGTGGGCCCAGGCGGCCTGCAACAGCCCGGAAAAACATTTCCCCAAAAGCACCTCGTCGCCGTCCTGTGATCGCGTCGCTccatcctcgtcctcctcccacctctcctcctcctcctcttccaccaccacctcctcctcaacAACACCCGCAAGGACTGCCCTGAGTTTCACCAACCCGCTGCACTCCGACAATTCGGACGAGGAGGGGGACGGAGAGATGTCCGTTGGGAAGGAGGGTAGTCGCACTAACATATCCACGGCAACAGCCGTGGTGACCACGTCGTCTCACCGCGGAGAGCAGCAGCCAGTCCGAAAGGTGTCGCCCATGTCCATCGCGGGGCAGAGCGCTGCAA GCGTGTCGGAGTGCGTTAAGAAGACGTCTCCGACTGATCCTGCATCTGCTGGCACCACAAACAGCAAGGCTGACCTGG GGTTCGGTAACCGCTGCATTCAGCCCAAAGGCCCCCGGGAACCCCCTCTGGAGTGGACATAA
- the LOC120817073 gene encoding tyrosine-protein phosphatase non-receptor type 12 isoform X5, whose amino-acid sequence MDQAGILRKFIQGVKAMSEGDEERGEDNFGSDFMRLRRLSTKYRTEKIYPTNVGEKEENVKKNRYKDILPFDHTRVKLTLKTTNQDTDYVNANFIKGMDGPEAYIATQGPLPNTVCDFWRMNWEYNVAVIVMACREFEMGRKKCERYFPLLGEEPMSFGPFRISCESEQARTDYFIRTLTVENDNETRRITQFHYMNWPDHDVPSSFDSILDMIGLMREYQENDDVPICVHCSAGCGRTGAICAIDYTWNLLKAGKIPEDFNVFRLIQEMRTQRHSAVQTKEQYELVHKAIAQIFQKKLQLLESPTAKIQEGMNNSSPDKAGHHSDDERWDTPPPKPPRVRSSQAEGDVKEEILQPPEPHPVPPILTPSPPSAFPTVTNVRPDNDRYHPKPVIHVLATAQNKDADQQQYRSGCSPNKQTSPAEPKDPDLPSQKPQTQASNNDLNDYSNTLTSSAQSQTSSSPLPPAVECSGAPRIERKLSIEIKKVPLQEGPRSFDTSSASVVAGGGGGGGGGGGGGGGPANSAGALQRTHAIKARSAASLLTSSSSLSEDSGTEGGAGGCVECLAGAPARPNYLPMTSEKGEAPCGERAEAKAGHAAWAQAACNSPEKHFPKSTSSPSCDRVAPSSSSSHLSSSSSSTTTSSSTTPARTALSFTNPLHSDNSDEEGDGEMSVGKEGSRTNISTATAVVTTSSHRGEQQPVRKVSPMSIAGQSAANCWDSDDSPPPLPKRTPESFLLATDPLEGKPSAEWAASRKGVSECVKKTSPTDPASAGTTNSKADLGGVR is encoded by the exons ATGGACCAAGCCGGCATCCTGAGAAAGTTTATCCAGGGGGTGAAGGCCATGAGCGAGGGGgacgaggagaggggagaggacaaCTTCGGCAGCGACTTTATG cggtTACGACGGTTGTCGACGAAATATCGGACTGAGAAGATCTACCCCACCAACgtaggagagaaggaggagaatgtCAAGAAGAACCGATATAAAGATATACTGCCAT TTGATCACACCAGGGTGAAGCTGACGTTAAAAACGACCAATCAGGACACAGATTACGTCAATGCCAACTTCATCAAG GGTATGGACGGCCCCGAGGCCTACATCGCTACTCAGGGCCCGCTTCCCAACACCGTGTGCGACTTCTGGAGGATGAACTGGGAGTACAACGTAGCT gttATTGTGATGGCATGTCGAGAGTTTGAGATGGGACGG AAAAAGTGTGAGCGGTATTTCCCGCTGCTTGGGGAGGAACCGATGAGTTTTGGCCCTTTCAGAATCTCCTGT GAATCCGAGCAGGCCAGAACGGACTACTTTATCAGGACTCTGACGGTGGAGAATGACAAC GAAACTCGGAGGATAACCCAGTTTCATTACATGAACTGGCCGGATCACGACGTCCCCTCGTCCTTTGACTCCATACTGGATATGATCGGACTAATGAGAGAATACCAAGAGAACGACGATGTCCCAATATGTGTGCACTGCAG TGCCGGCTGTGGGAGGACGGGGGCCATCTGCGCTATCGACTACACATGGAACCTCCTCAAAGCCGGG aaaatccccgaagattttaatgtttttcGGTTGATCCAAGAGATGAGGACGCAACGACACTCTGCCGTGCAGACCAAG GAGCAGTACGAGTTAGTTCATAAAGCCATCGCCCAGATCTTTCAGAAAAAACTGCAGCTACTGGAGAGCCCGACTGCCAAGATACAAGAAGGCAtg aACAACAGCAGTCCAGATAAAGCAGGCCACCACTCGGATGACGAGAGATGGGACACGCCTCCTCCGAAACCTCCCCGCGTACGCAg TTCGCAGGCGGAGGGCGACGTGAAGGAGGAGATACTCCAGCCCCCGGAGCCTCACCCCGTACCTCCCATCCTGACCCCGTCTCCGCCTTCGGCCTTCCCCACCGTCACCAACGTGCGGCCGGACAACGACCGCTACCACCCCAAACCTGTCATCCACGTCCTGGCTACTGCACAG aaTAAAGACGCGGACCAGCAGCAGTACCGGTCCGGCTGCAGTCCCAACAAGCAAACCAGTCCCGCAGAGCCGAAAGACCCAGATCTACCGAGTCAGAAACCGCAGACTCAGGCCTCAAATAATGACCTCAATGACTACAGCAACACGTTGACGTCCTCCGCCCAAAGCCAGACTTCCTCGTCGCCCCTCCCCCCGGCTGTTGAATGTTCCGGTGCTCCCCGGATCGAGAGGAAGCTGAGCATCGAGATCAAAAAGGTGCCGCTGCAGGAGGGACCTCGTAGTTTTGACacgtcctccgcctccgtcgtggcgggaggaggaggaggaggaggaggtggaggaggaggaggaggaggcccggccAACAGCGCAGGGGCCCTGCAGAGAACCCACGCCATCAAAGCCCGCTCCGCTGCCTCCCTGCTGACGTCGAGCTCCTCGCTGTCGGAGGACTCGGgcacagagggaggggcgggcggATGCGTGGAGTGTCTCGCGGGCGCCCCGGCCCGACCGAACTACCTGCCCATGACGAGCGAGAAGGGGGAGGCGCCCTGCGGAGAGAGGGCGGAGGCGAAGGCCGGCCATGCGGCGTGGGCCCAGGCGGCCTGCAACAGCCCGGAAAAACATTTCCCCAAAAGCACCTCGTCGCCGTCCTGTGATCGCGTCGCTccatcctcgtcctcctcccacctctcctcctcctcctcttccaccaccacctcctcctcaacAACACCCGCAAGGACTGCCCTGAGTTTCACCAACCCGCTGCACTCCGACAATTCGGACGAGGAGGGGGACGGAGAGATGTCCGTTGGGAAGGAGGGTAGTCGCACTAACATATCCACGGCAACAGCCGTGGTGACCACGTCGTCTCACCGCGGAGAGCAGCAGCCAGTCCGAAAGGTGTCGCCCATGTCCATCGCGGGGCAGAGCGCTGCAA ACTGCTGGGACAGCGAcgactcccctccccccctccccaagagAACCCCCGAGTCCTTCCTGCTGGCCACAG ACCCCCTGGAAGGGAAACCCTCGGCCGAATGGGCCGCTTCACGTAAAG GCGTGTCGGAGTGCGTTAAGAAGACGTCTCCGACTGATCCTGCATCTGCTGGCACCACAAACAGCAAGGCTGACCTGGGTGG GGTTCGGTAA
- the LOC120817073 gene encoding tyrosine-protein phosphatase non-receptor type 12 isoform X3 gives MDQAGILRKFIQGVKAMSEGDEERGEDNFGSDFMRLRRLSTKYRTEKIYPTNVGEKEENVKKNRYKDILPFDHTRVKLTLKTTNQDTDYVNANFIKGMDGPEAYIATQGPLPNTVCDFWRMNWEYNVAVIVMACREFEMGRKKCERYFPLLGEEPMSFGPFRISCESEQARTDYFIRTLTVENDNETRRITQFHYMNWPDHDVPSSFDSILDMIGLMREYQENDDVPICVHCSAGCGRTGAICAIDYTWNLLKAGKIPEDFNVFRLIQEMRTQRHSAVQTKEQYELVHKAIAQIFQKKLQLLESPTAKIQEGMMTKEAARVLKCSANNSSPDKAGHHSDDERWDTPPPKPPRVRSSQAEGDVKEEILQPPEPHPVPPILTPSPPSAFPTVTNVRPDNDRYHPKPVIHVLATAQNKDADQQQYRSGCSPNKQTSPAEPKDPDLPSQKPQTQASNNDLNDYSNTLTSSAQSQTSSSPLPPAVECSGAPRIERKLSIEIKKVPLQEGPRSFDTSSASVVAGGGGGGGGGGGGGGGPANSAGALQRTHAIKARSAASLLTSSSSLSEDSGTEGGAGGCVECLAGAPARPNYLPMTSEKGEAPCGERAEAKAGHAAWAQAACNSPEKHFPKSTSSPSCDRVAPSSSSSHLSSSSSSTTTSSSTTPARTALSFTNPLHSDNSDEEGDGEMSVGKEGSRTNISTATAVVTTSSHRGEQQPVRKVSPMSIAGQSAANCWDSDDSPPPLPKRTPESFLLATDPLEGKPSAEWAASRKGVSECVKKTSPTDPASAGTTNSKADLGGVR, from the exons ATGGACCAAGCCGGCATCCTGAGAAAGTTTATCCAGGGGGTGAAGGCCATGAGCGAGGGGgacgaggagaggggagaggacaaCTTCGGCAGCGACTTTATG cggtTACGACGGTTGTCGACGAAATATCGGACTGAGAAGATCTACCCCACCAACgtaggagagaaggaggagaatgtCAAGAAGAACCGATATAAAGATATACTGCCAT TTGATCACACCAGGGTGAAGCTGACGTTAAAAACGACCAATCAGGACACAGATTACGTCAATGCCAACTTCATCAAG GGTATGGACGGCCCCGAGGCCTACATCGCTACTCAGGGCCCGCTTCCCAACACCGTGTGCGACTTCTGGAGGATGAACTGGGAGTACAACGTAGCT gttATTGTGATGGCATGTCGAGAGTTTGAGATGGGACGG AAAAAGTGTGAGCGGTATTTCCCGCTGCTTGGGGAGGAACCGATGAGTTTTGGCCCTTTCAGAATCTCCTGT GAATCCGAGCAGGCCAGAACGGACTACTTTATCAGGACTCTGACGGTGGAGAATGACAAC GAAACTCGGAGGATAACCCAGTTTCATTACATGAACTGGCCGGATCACGACGTCCCCTCGTCCTTTGACTCCATACTGGATATGATCGGACTAATGAGAGAATACCAAGAGAACGACGATGTCCCAATATGTGTGCACTGCAG TGCCGGCTGTGGGAGGACGGGGGCCATCTGCGCTATCGACTACACATGGAACCTCCTCAAAGCCGGG aaaatccccgaagattttaatgtttttcGGTTGATCCAAGAGATGAGGACGCAACGACACTCTGCCGTGCAGACCAAG GAGCAGTACGAGTTAGTTCATAAAGCCATCGCCCAGATCTTTCAGAAAAAACTGCAGCTACTGGAGAGCCCGACTGCCAAGATACAAGAAGGCAtg atgACAAAAGAAGCGGCCCGAGTCTTAAAATGCAGCGCT aACAACAGCAGTCCAGATAAAGCAGGCCACCACTCGGATGACGAGAGATGGGACACGCCTCCTCCGAAACCTCCCCGCGTACGCAg TTCGCAGGCGGAGGGCGACGTGAAGGAGGAGATACTCCAGCCCCCGGAGCCTCACCCCGTACCTCCCATCCTGACCCCGTCTCCGCCTTCGGCCTTCCCCACCGTCACCAACGTGCGGCCGGACAACGACCGCTACCACCCCAAACCTGTCATCCACGTCCTGGCTACTGCACAG aaTAAAGACGCGGACCAGCAGCAGTACCGGTCCGGCTGCAGTCCCAACAAGCAAACCAGTCCCGCAGAGCCGAAAGACCCAGATCTACCGAGTCAGAAACCGCAGACTCAGGCCTCAAATAATGACCTCAATGACTACAGCAACACGTTGACGTCCTCCGCCCAAAGCCAGACTTCCTCGTCGCCCCTCCCCCCGGCTGTTGAATGTTCCGGTGCTCCCCGGATCGAGAGGAAGCTGAGCATCGAGATCAAAAAGGTGCCGCTGCAGGAGGGACCTCGTAGTTTTGACacgtcctccgcctccgtcgtggcgggaggaggaggaggaggaggaggtggaggaggaggaggaggaggcccggccAACAGCGCAGGGGCCCTGCAGAGAACCCACGCCATCAAAGCCCGCTCCGCTGCCTCCCTGCTGACGTCGAGCTCCTCGCTGTCGGAGGACTCGGgcacagagggaggggcgggcggATGCGTGGAGTGTCTCGCGGGCGCCCCGGCCCGACCGAACTACCTGCCCATGACGAGCGAGAAGGGGGAGGCGCCCTGCGGAGAGAGGGCGGAGGCGAAGGCCGGCCATGCGGCGTGGGCCCAGGCGGCCTGCAACAGCCCGGAAAAACATTTCCCCAAAAGCACCTCGTCGCCGTCCTGTGATCGCGTCGCTccatcctcgtcctcctcccacctctcctcctcctcctcttccaccaccacctcctcctcaacAACACCCGCAAGGACTGCCCTGAGTTTCACCAACCCGCTGCACTCCGACAATTCGGACGAGGAGGGGGACGGAGAGATGTCCGTTGGGAAGGAGGGTAGTCGCACTAACATATCCACGGCAACAGCCGTGGTGACCACGTCGTCTCACCGCGGAGAGCAGCAGCCAGTCCGAAAGGTGTCGCCCATGTCCATCGCGGGGCAGAGCGCTGCAA ACTGCTGGGACAGCGAcgactcccctccccccctccccaagagAACCCCCGAGTCCTTCCTGCTGGCCACAG ACCCCCTGGAAGGGAAACCCTCGGCCGAATGGGCCGCTTCACGTAAAG GCGTGTCGGAGTGCGTTAAGAAGACGTCTCCGACTGATCCTGCATCTGCTGGCACCACAAACAGCAAGGCTGACCTGGGTGG GGTTCGGTAA
- the LOC120817073 gene encoding tyrosine-protein phosphatase non-receptor type 12 isoform X10: protein MDQAGILRKFIQGVKAMSEGDEERGEDNFGSDFMRLRRLSTKYRTEKIYPTNVGEKEENVKKNRYKDILPFDHTRVKLTLKTTNQDTDYVNANFIKGMDGPEAYIATQGPLPNTVCDFWRMNWEYNVAVIVMACREFEMGRKKCERYFPLLGEEPMSFGPFRISCESEQARTDYFIRTLTVENDNETRRITQFHYMNWPDHDVPSSFDSILDMIGLMREYQENDDVPICVHCSAGCGRTGAICAIDYTWNLLKAGKIPEDFNVFRLIQEMRTQRHSAVQTKEQYELVHKAIAQIFQKKLQLLESPTAKIQEGMNNSSPDKAGHHSDDERWDTPPPKPPRVRSSQAEGDVKEEILQPPEPHPVPPILTPSPPSAFPTVTNVRPDNDRYHPKPVIHVLATAQNKDADQQQYRSGCSPNKQTSPAEPKDPDLPSQKPQTQASNNDLNDYSNTLTSSAQSQTSSSPLPPAVECSGAPRIERKLSIEIKKVPLQEGPRSFDTSSASVVAGGGGGGGGGGGGGGGPANSAGALQRTHAIKARSAASLLTSSSSLSEDSGTEGGAGGCVECLAGAPARPNYLPMTSEKGEAPCGERAEAKAGHAAWAQAACNSPEKHFPKSTSSPSCDRVAPSSSSSHLSSSSSSTTTSSSTTPARTALSFTNPLHSDNSDEEGDGEMSVGKEGSRTNISTATAVVTTSSHRGEQQPVRKVSPMSIAGQSAANPLEGKPSAEWAASRKGVSECVKKTSPTDPASAGTTNSKADLGGVR, encoded by the exons ATGGACCAAGCCGGCATCCTGAGAAAGTTTATCCAGGGGGTGAAGGCCATGAGCGAGGGGgacgaggagaggggagaggacaaCTTCGGCAGCGACTTTATG cggtTACGACGGTTGTCGACGAAATATCGGACTGAGAAGATCTACCCCACCAACgtaggagagaaggaggagaatgtCAAGAAGAACCGATATAAAGATATACTGCCAT TTGATCACACCAGGGTGAAGCTGACGTTAAAAACGACCAATCAGGACACAGATTACGTCAATGCCAACTTCATCAAG GGTATGGACGGCCCCGAGGCCTACATCGCTACTCAGGGCCCGCTTCCCAACACCGTGTGCGACTTCTGGAGGATGAACTGGGAGTACAACGTAGCT gttATTGTGATGGCATGTCGAGAGTTTGAGATGGGACGG AAAAAGTGTGAGCGGTATTTCCCGCTGCTTGGGGAGGAACCGATGAGTTTTGGCCCTTTCAGAATCTCCTGT GAATCCGAGCAGGCCAGAACGGACTACTTTATCAGGACTCTGACGGTGGAGAATGACAAC GAAACTCGGAGGATAACCCAGTTTCATTACATGAACTGGCCGGATCACGACGTCCCCTCGTCCTTTGACTCCATACTGGATATGATCGGACTAATGAGAGAATACCAAGAGAACGACGATGTCCCAATATGTGTGCACTGCAG TGCCGGCTGTGGGAGGACGGGGGCCATCTGCGCTATCGACTACACATGGAACCTCCTCAAAGCCGGG aaaatccccgaagattttaatgtttttcGGTTGATCCAAGAGATGAGGACGCAACGACACTCTGCCGTGCAGACCAAG GAGCAGTACGAGTTAGTTCATAAAGCCATCGCCCAGATCTTTCAGAAAAAACTGCAGCTACTGGAGAGCCCGACTGCCAAGATACAAGAAGGCAtg aACAACAGCAGTCCAGATAAAGCAGGCCACCACTCGGATGACGAGAGATGGGACACGCCTCCTCCGAAACCTCCCCGCGTACGCAg TTCGCAGGCGGAGGGCGACGTGAAGGAGGAGATACTCCAGCCCCCGGAGCCTCACCCCGTACCTCCCATCCTGACCCCGTCTCCGCCTTCGGCCTTCCCCACCGTCACCAACGTGCGGCCGGACAACGACCGCTACCACCCCAAACCTGTCATCCACGTCCTGGCTACTGCACAG aaTAAAGACGCGGACCAGCAGCAGTACCGGTCCGGCTGCAGTCCCAACAAGCAAACCAGTCCCGCAGAGCCGAAAGACCCAGATCTACCGAGTCAGAAACCGCAGACTCAGGCCTCAAATAATGACCTCAATGACTACAGCAACACGTTGACGTCCTCCGCCCAAAGCCAGACTTCCTCGTCGCCCCTCCCCCCGGCTGTTGAATGTTCCGGTGCTCCCCGGATCGAGAGGAAGCTGAGCATCGAGATCAAAAAGGTGCCGCTGCAGGAGGGACCTCGTAGTTTTGACacgtcctccgcctccgtcgtggcgggaggaggaggaggaggaggaggtggaggaggaggaggaggaggcccggccAACAGCGCAGGGGCCCTGCAGAGAACCCACGCCATCAAAGCCCGCTCCGCTGCCTCCCTGCTGACGTCGAGCTCCTCGCTGTCGGAGGACTCGGgcacagagggaggggcgggcggATGCGTGGAGTGTCTCGCGGGCGCCCCGGCCCGACCGAACTACCTGCCCATGACGAGCGAGAAGGGGGAGGCGCCCTGCGGAGAGAGGGCGGAGGCGAAGGCCGGCCATGCGGCGTGGGCCCAGGCGGCCTGCAACAGCCCGGAAAAACATTTCCCCAAAAGCACCTCGTCGCCGTCCTGTGATCGCGTCGCTccatcctcgtcctcctcccacctctcctcctcctcctcttccaccaccacctcctcctcaacAACACCCGCAAGGACTGCCCTGAGTTTCACCAACCCGCTGCACTCCGACAATTCGGACGAGGAGGGGGACGGAGAGATGTCCGTTGGGAAGGAGGGTAGTCGCACTAACATATCCACGGCAACAGCCGTGGTGACCACGTCGTCTCACCGCGGAGAGCAGCAGCCAGTCCGAAAGGTGTCGCCCATGTCCATCGCGGGGCAGAGCGCTGCAA ACCCCCTGGAAGGGAAACCCTCGGCCGAATGGGCCGCTTCACGTAAAG GCGTGTCGGAGTGCGTTAAGAAGACGTCTCCGACTGATCCTGCATCTGCTGGCACCACAAACAGCAAGGCTGACCTGGGTGG GGTTCGGTAA